From the genome of Gracilibacillus salitolerans, one region includes:
- a CDS encoding TRAP transporter large permease — MLTTLLSIMIILLLLNFPMMIPLILAPVAVMLIYNPNLNMDLLMKQLLTGIESPVLLCVPLFIFAADIMTSGKTSNRLLDFIGAFVGHIRGGYAVTTAAACTLFGAISGSTQATVVAIGRPMRERLLKIGYKDSSAMALIINSSDAALLVPPSIGMIIYALAAGSGVSVGDLFIAGIIPGLMVFLAFALYSVIYAKVKNIPLAERVSWPDRFKFFRKSLLPLGFPVIIIGGIYLGYFTPVEASGISVLYAIILEVLIFKTIPWKKLPSIALSTGLVTSAVFILVAGGQLFTWVLGYARIPQQITETVLGSDPSAVYVLVIVSIFFFVGCMFVDPIVVILILTPIFAPAAEAAGVDLIHLGIIITFQAALGSATPPFGVDIFTASAVFKKPYLEVIKSTPPYIIMLLIIGVLLIVFPQLSLILI; from the coding sequence ATGTTAACGACATTATTATCGATAATGATTATATTATTGCTGCTAAATTTCCCAATGATGATACCTTTGATTTTAGCACCAGTTGCCGTTATGTTAATTTATAATCCAAATTTAAATATGGATTTGTTAATGAAACAGCTACTGACAGGTATTGAATCACCGGTATTATTATGTGTTCCTTTATTTATATTTGCAGCAGACATAATGACATCTGGAAAAACCTCAAACAGACTGTTGGATTTTATCGGTGCGTTTGTTGGGCATATCCGAGGCGGTTATGCTGTTACAACTGCGGCAGCGTGTACACTTTTCGGGGCTATTTCCGGATCAACACAGGCTACAGTTGTAGCTATCGGTCGACCGATGAGAGAAAGGTTATTGAAAATTGGTTATAAAGATTCAAGTGCAATGGCATTAATCATTAACTCAAGTGATGCTGCACTCCTGGTACCTCCGAGTATCGGAATGATTATCTACGCACTTGCAGCTGGTTCAGGTGTATCTGTCGGTGATCTATTTATTGCAGGTATTATACCTGGTCTTATGGTGTTTTTAGCGTTTGCCCTTTATAGTGTAATCTATGCAAAGGTTAAAAATATTCCATTAGCAGAAAGAGTATCATGGCCAGACAGATTTAAGTTTTTCAGAAAATCTTTATTACCACTTGGTTTCCCGGTTATTATCATCGGTGGTATTTATTTAGGTTATTTTACTCCGGTAGAAGCATCTGGTATTTCAGTATTATATGCCATTATCTTAGAAGTATTAATATTTAAAACTATTCCGTGGAAAAAGCTACCTAGTATCGCTCTTTCAACTGGATTAGTTACATCAGCTGTATTTATTTTAGTGGCTGGTGGACAATTATTTACTTGGGTACTGGGTTATGCCCGTATACCGCAACAAATAACCGAAACAGTATTAGGATCAGATCCGAGTGCAGTATACGTATTAGTAATTGTTAGTATATTTTTCTTTGTAGGATGTATGTTCGTAGATCCTATTGTAGTTATTTTAATTTTAACACCGATTTTTGCTCCGGCAGCAGAAGCAGCGGGTGTAGATTTAATTCATCTAGGAATCATTATTACTTTCCAAGCAGCACTTGGTTCAGCAACACCACCATTTGGTGTCGATATCTTTACCGCCAGTGCCGTGTTCAAAAAACCATACTTAGAAGTCATCAAGAGTACACCACCATATATTATCATGTTACTGATTATAGGAGTTTTATTAATTGTGTTCCCACAATTATCATTGATATTAATTTAA
- a CDS encoding phospho-sugar mutase, translating into MSWQDTLKKWTSFTAFDEDLLQQLNELSKNEKELEDSFYKNLTFGTGGMRGMLGPGTNRMNIYTVRKAVEGLANYITKNIDNAHNRGVVIAYDSRYMSQEFAVEVARVLGAHNIKAYVFESLRPTPLLSFAVRHLKTAAGIMITASHNPPEYNGFKVYNEDGGQVPLKEAAAIIEEVNKIEDELQVTVKSKEEVENADLLEWVGEEVDNAYLQELKTIQKQTEENSVNIVFTPLHGTAHDLVLKGLAQIGYHNVHVVKEQAKPDPEFSTVQSPNPEEHQAFKMAIEQGKAIDADILIGTDPDADRLGVAVKDGKGSYQVLSGNQLGSLLLDYTLSHLNDKKLENGQVIKTIVTTEMGRAIGSYYDVDTIDTLTGFKFIGEKIKQFESDERQFLFGYEESYGYLIGDFVRDKDAVQAAVAACEMANFWKAKGKTLLEALDSLYERHGYYLEGMKSLTLKGKDGAEQIATIMEDIRKNPFTQLGGLQVVAIEDYQSSKRQLPVEATQVDIKLPKENVMKFLLENDAWVCFRPSGTEPKIKSYFGVKTDDANQSKSLLQNIQTEVEERINKIIDA; encoded by the coding sequence ATGTCTTGGCAAGATACATTAAAGAAATGGACATCGTTTACAGCATTTGATGAAGATTTATTACAACAATTAAATGAACTGTCCAAAAATGAGAAGGAGTTAGAAGATTCCTTTTATAAGAATTTAACCTTTGGTACAGGTGGAATGCGTGGTATGCTGGGGCCTGGAACCAATCGAATGAATATCTATACCGTTCGTAAAGCAGTGGAAGGATTAGCTAATTACATAACAAAAAATATAGATAATGCACATAACAGAGGGGTTGTCATAGCATATGACTCCCGCTATATGTCACAGGAATTTGCAGTGGAAGTGGCAAGGGTTTTAGGCGCACACAATATTAAAGCATATGTATTTGAATCATTACGCCCGACACCATTACTTTCATTTGCGGTCCGACATTTAAAGACAGCTGCCGGTATCATGATTACAGCTAGTCATAATCCACCTGAATATAATGGTTTTAAAGTATATAACGAGGATGGCGGACAAGTGCCATTAAAAGAAGCTGCTGCCATTATTGAAGAGGTAAATAAGATCGAAGATGAATTACAAGTTACCGTAAAAAGCAAGGAAGAAGTTGAAAATGCTGATCTCTTGGAATGGGTTGGCGAAGAAGTGGACAATGCTTATCTCCAGGAGCTGAAGACCATTCAAAAGCAAACAGAAGAAAATAGCGTGAATATTGTCTTTACACCTTTGCACGGAACGGCACACGATCTTGTATTAAAAGGGTTAGCTCAAATTGGCTATCATAATGTACATGTCGTGAAAGAACAAGCGAAACCGGATCCGGAATTTTCGACAGTGCAGTCACCAAACCCTGAAGAGCACCAGGCGTTTAAAATGGCAATCGAACAAGGGAAAGCAATCGATGCAGATATTTTAATTGGAACAGATCCGGATGCAGACCGTTTAGGTGTGGCTGTTAAAGATGGAAAGGGATCCTATCAGGTATTAAGCGGTAATCAGCTGGGCTCTCTGTTATTAGATTACACATTATCACATTTGAATGATAAGAAACTCGAGAATGGACAAGTAATTAAGACGATTGTGACTACGGAAATGGGACGAGCAATTGGTTCTTATTATGATGTCGATACAATAGATACGTTAACCGGCTTCAAATTTATCGGAGAAAAAATAAAACAATTTGAATCGGATGAAAGACAGTTCCTTTTTGGTTATGAAGAAAGCTATGGGTATTTAATTGGAGATTTCGTCCGCGATAAAGACGCAGTACAAGCAGCAGTTGCAGCGTGTGAAATGGCGAATTTCTGGAAAGCGAAAGGAAAGACATTATTAGAAGCGTTAGATTCATTATACGAACGGCACGGTTATTACTTAGAAGGTATGAAATCATTAACACTAAAAGGTAAAGATGGTGCAGAACAAATTGCTACAATTATGGAAGATATCCGTAAAAATCCATTTACACAATTAGGTGGACTACAAGTGGTCGCTATAGAGGATTATCAAAGCAGTAAGCGTCAGTTACCAGTTGAGGCGACACAAGTGGACATTAAGTTACCAAAGGAGAACGTCATGAAATTTTTATTAGAAAATGACGCATGGGTATGTTTCCGTCCTTCCGGTACAGAACCTAAAATTAAAAGCTATTTCGGTGTTAAAACCGATGATGCAAACCAGAGTAAATCCCTTTTACAAAACATTCAAACAGAAGTAGAGGAAAGAATAAACAAAATTATCGATGCATAA
- a CDS encoding AI-2E family transporter, which yields MTEKVVALLFEKKSIRILLTFILIFTLIYLLSLTKFIFEPVGAYLTAIAVPIIGAGIIFYITNPIVNWLEKKKVPRIAGTFIVFLLIMLLITIIINFVAPVVQRQFSNFVDSIPKMVDNAERLFEMWQENQNIIPPQFENTIQNVMDNFNQYAETITSSIIGVIGQIFSFVFAFFLIPFFLFFMLKDGYKFVPFISKVLSPKKAKSFKTLTTNINHTLASFIQGQFIVSVCVGAMLYIGYLIIDLDYSLSLALFGLLMNFIPFLGPFLSAIPAIIVGFFQEPIMALWAAIVMIVAQQIESNLISPNVMGRALSIHPLTVITLILAAGGIAGFLGLLFIIPAYAVVKTIIAHFYREWKKKQPEEDPDLF from the coding sequence ATGACAGAAAAGGTTGTGGCACTTTTGTTTGAAAAAAAGAGCATACGGATTCTCTTAACATTTATACTTATTTTCACGTTAATTTATCTTCTTTCTTTAACCAAGTTTATATTTGAACCTGTCGGTGCTTATCTGACCGCCATTGCGGTTCCTATCATCGGAGCAGGGATTATTTTTTATATTACAAATCCTATCGTTAATTGGTTAGAAAAAAAGAAAGTACCGCGAATTGCAGGTACGTTTATTGTATTTCTCTTAATCATGTTATTGATTACGATTATTATTAACTTCGTTGCTCCTGTTGTACAAAGACAATTTTCAAACTTTGTGGATAGTATCCCGAAAATGGTAGACAATGCAGAAAGACTTTTTGAAATGTGGCAGGAAAATCAAAACATTATACCACCACAATTTGAAAATACGATCCAAAATGTAATGGATAACTTCAACCAATATGCAGAAACAATTACGTCCAGCATTATCGGAGTGATCGGTCAAATTTTCAGTTTTGTTTTTGCCTTTTTCTTAATCCCGTTCTTCCTTTTCTTTATGTTAAAGGATGGATATAAATTTGTGCCATTTATTTCAAAAGTTCTAAGCCCTAAAAAGGCAAAAAGTTTTAAAACTTTAACTACAAACATTAATCATACGTTGGCATCATTTATCCAAGGACAGTTTATCGTAAGTGTTTGTGTCGGGGCAATGCTTTATATCGGTTATTTGATCATTGACCTGGATTACTCCTTGTCCTTAGCACTGTTCGGTTTGTTAATGAATTTCATTCCATTCTTGGGTCCGTTTTTATCAGCAATTCCTGCTATTATCGTTGGGTTCTTTCAAGAGCCGATTATGGCTTTATGGGCAGCAATTGTGATGATAGTAGCGCAACAGATTGAAAGTAACCTTATCTCACCAAATGTAATGGGAAGGGCATTATCCATTCATCCGTTAACGGTCATTACCTTGATTTTAGCAGCTGGGGGTATCGCAGGATTTTTAGGATTATTGTTCATTATTCCTGCTTATGCGGTTGTCAAAACGATTATTGCGCATTTCTATCGTGAGTGGAAGAAAAAACAACCAGAGGAAGATCCCGATTTATTTTAA
- a CDS encoding SE1832 family protein has product MNKKEIEAEIEDMKADYTRLSADLEKLAYVGGNSEYNEKELERLAEKISSLRQQLQKQKS; this is encoded by the coding sequence ATGAATAAAAAAGAAATCGAAGCAGAAATAGAAGATATGAAAGCTGACTATACAAGACTGTCCGCTGACCTTGAGAAACTAGCATATGTTGGCGGAAATTCGGAATATAACGAAAAAGAATTAGAACGATTGGCTGAAAAAATCTCCTCTCTTCGTCAGCAGTTACAGAAGCAAAAAAGCTAG
- a CDS encoding TRAP transporter small permease, whose product MKVFQWIDNIMMKLEEFILSFAIILISIMIVGNVIAREVFNSGAFYFAYEVSKFAIVIATFMGIAYAARKGRHISMSAFYDFAPFKVRKIMMITINFITAIIMFLMAYYSYSFVMFEYNTGAITTSLELPRYLMAVFIPIGFLTAGIQFLRNTYVNFTAKAKDKVYLGIDAVDYNDEEKKDVKLEDLSV is encoded by the coding sequence TTGAAAGTATTTCAATGGATAGACAACATTATGATGAAGTTGGAGGAATTTATCCTCAGCTTTGCCATTATATTAATTTCCATCATGATCGTTGGTAATGTAATAGCACGTGAGGTGTTTAACTCAGGAGCATTTTACTTTGCTTATGAAGTTAGTAAATTTGCAATAGTTATTGCAACATTCATGGGTATAGCATACGCAGCAAGAAAAGGGCGTCATATCAGTATGTCCGCATTCTACGACTTTGCACCTTTCAAAGTACGCAAAATAATGATGATAACTATAAACTTTATTACTGCAATCATAATGTTTTTAATGGCGTATTACTCCTACAGTTTCGTAATGTTTGAGTACAATACGGGAGCGATTACAACCTCATTAGAACTTCCAAGATATCTAATGGCCGTATTTATTCCAATCGGATTCTTAACAGCAGGTATCCAATTCTTACGTAATACGTACGTTAACTTTACAGCTAAAGCAAAAGATAAAGTTTATTTAGGTATTGATGCAGTAGATTACAATGATGAAGAGAAAAAAGATGTAAAGTTGGAAGATTTATCTGTATAA
- the recQ gene encoding DNA helicase RecQ: MSTLDLLKKYFGYDAFRPGQEKIVNQILHQENTLAIMPTGGGKSICYQIPGLAQDGITIVISPLISLMKDQVDALHSLGVTATYINSSLTTEEQFSRLAEIRNGEYSFVYVAPERFDSNAFFDAINSLNVSLIAFDEAHCISQWGHDFRPSYRTVVQAVNQLRNRPVLIGLTATATTEVIRDLQQLLDVEDNAVVNTGFARNNLMFQVVKGHDRQGYVMDYLKAHQDDTGIIYAITRKQVDQLYFLLQEKGFSVRKYHAGMSEEARKEAQNDFIYDNAQVMVATNAFGMGIDKSNVRYVLHYALPKNLESYYQEAGRAGRDGEPSQCVILFSGQDITLQKYLIDQSEMMDEEKKKGEYDKLQAMINYCHTDQCLQQYILRYFNDTISSTEACGSCSNCDSDLGKVDRTKEAQKVLSCVKRMDERFGASLVAKVLKGSNDKKVKQFRFDRLSTYGLLKEMTEKELVSFIQFLVAEDFLVSEGGRYPILRLSKRAVSVLTGEEKVYVQAAKVKTKEVVEYDMEMFEHLRKLRKSLADQQAVPPYVIFSDKSLREMSVIKPKSKYEMLQIHGVGERKFEQYGEVFLECFLEKA, encoded by the coding sequence ATGAGTACATTGGATTTATTAAAAAAATATTTCGGTTATGATGCTTTCCGACCTGGACAAGAAAAAATTGTGAACCAAATCCTCCATCAAGAAAACACGTTAGCTATTATGCCTACTGGCGGAGGGAAATCAATCTGTTATCAAATTCCCGGGCTTGCACAAGATGGGATTACTATCGTGATCTCCCCACTTATCTCCTTAATGAAAGACCAGGTGGACGCCCTTCATTCTTTAGGTGTTACTGCTACCTACATTAACAGTTCCCTAACAACGGAAGAGCAATTCAGCCGATTAGCTGAGATTCGTAATGGAGAATACAGCTTTGTCTATGTAGCACCGGAACGGTTTGATTCCAATGCTTTTTTTGATGCCATTAATTCGTTGAATGTGTCATTGATTGCTTTTGATGAAGCACACTGTATTTCACAATGGGGACACGATTTCCGCCCTAGTTATCGTACCGTTGTCCAAGCCGTGAATCAATTACGGAATCGCCCTGTACTAATTGGATTAACAGCAACAGCAACTACTGAAGTGATTCGTGATTTACAACAACTGCTCGATGTAGAAGATAATGCTGTTGTTAATACTGGCTTTGCACGTAACAATCTAATGTTCCAGGTTGTAAAGGGACATGATCGTCAAGGATATGTAATGGATTATTTAAAGGCACATCAGGATGACACCGGAATTATTTATGCGATAACACGGAAACAAGTCGATCAGCTATATTTTTTGTTACAGGAAAAAGGATTTTCTGTCAGAAAGTATCATGCGGGTATGTCAGAAGAAGCTCGAAAAGAAGCACAAAATGATTTTATTTATGATAATGCACAAGTGATGGTAGCTACCAATGCATTCGGGATGGGGATTGATAAGTCCAACGTCCGCTATGTGCTCCACTATGCCTTGCCAAAGAACCTAGAAAGTTATTATCAAGAGGCTGGACGCGCAGGACGAGATGGTGAGCCAAGTCAATGTGTGATTCTTTTTTCCGGTCAGGATATTACCTTACAAAAGTATTTAATTGATCAGTCAGAAATGATGGATGAGGAAAAAAAGAAGGGCGAATATGACAAATTACAGGCAATGATCAATTATTGCCATACCGATCAATGTCTGCAACAATATATTCTCCGTTATTTTAATGATACGATTTCTTCAACAGAAGCATGTGGCAGTTGCTCTAACTGTGACAGTGATTTAGGGAAAGTCGACCGCACAAAGGAAGCACAAAAGGTACTATCTTGTGTCAAACGGATGGATGAGCGATTCGGAGCCAGTTTAGTAGCAAAGGTTTTAAAAGGATCCAATGACAAAAAAGTAAAGCAATTTCGCTTTGACCGACTATCCACGTATGGACTGCTGAAAGAAATGACCGAGAAAGAACTAGTTTCCTTTATTCAATTTTTAGTAGCAGAGGATTTTCTAGTATCTGAAGGCGGGCGCTACCCCATCCTACGCCTAAGCAAGCGGGCTGTATCTGTTTTAACAGGAGAAGAAAAAGTATATGTACAGGCAGCTAAAGTGAAGACGAAAGAAGTTGTTGAATACGATATGGAAATGTTTGAACACTTACGGAAATTGCGAAAGTCATTGGCAGATCAGCAAGCTGTGCCTCCTTATGTCATCTTTTCTGATAAAAGCTTACGCGAGATGTCTGTTATTAAGCCGAAATCGAAATACGAAATGTTACAGATTCATGGTGTTGGTGAGCGCAAGTTCGAACAATATGGTGAAGTGTTTTTGGAGTGCTTTTTGGAAAAAGCCTAG
- a CDS encoding GNAT family N-acetyltransferase: protein MKTSIRKCTLEDLQLLQDIGTETYNETYSHLNTPENIHEYLETAFNTEQLTKELSNPSSTFLFQYVDNMLTGYLKVNEGKAQTYEIGDNALEIERIYVKNTFHEKGLGKLLLQTGIDIARERNKSEIWLGIWRKNKNAIDFHQKMGFEKRGDYSIFIGDEEQNNYIMVKHLQ from the coding sequence GTGAAGACCAGTATTAGGAAATGTACGCTGGAAGATTTACAATTGTTACAAGACATAGGAACAGAAACGTATAATGAAACTTACAGTCATTTAAACACACCTGAAAATATTCATGAATATTTAGAAACAGCCTTCAATACAGAACAACTTACGAAAGAGTTATCAAATCCATCCTCAACATTTTTATTCCAATATGTAGACAACATGCTAACAGGTTACTTAAAAGTAAATGAAGGAAAAGCCCAAACATACGAAATAGGTGATAATGCCCTGGAAATTGAACGTATTTATGTGAAGAATACTTTCCATGAAAAAGGATTAGGTAAATTATTACTGCAAACAGGGATTGATATTGCAAGAGAGAGGAATAAAAGTGAGATTTGGTTAGGGATATGGCGCAAAAACAAAAATGCGATTGATTTTCATCAAAAGATGGGATTTGAAAAGAGAGGCGATTACTCTATCTTTATAGGGGATGAAGAACAAAATAATTATATTATGGTCAAGCATTTACAGTAA
- the dctP gene encoding TRAP transporter substrate-binding protein DctP, protein MVIFNKKYFIMLLSILTLSFLLVACGGDDEEGTDEGNTGEEDTGEGSEDAAGDFEEDSWQFVTEELQGEVQYEYAAEFANRISEKTGGAITVEPLEYGSLGSSVDQAQLLQQGGVQLAAMSPGFTGGQVQDGQIFSLHYFFPSDQEQVQEILTNSEALNQDLRAKYEEHSISPLSYWTEGEMAWTSNVGIESPSDWEGLNMRVQESPLMRESYDAYGATVQALDWGELYTALDRETVDAQENPIFFIESASFHEVQDTVTISHHNNYVAMTTANTEWYNGLDENVKQVVDETVEEMQEWVFEEQLSQNEAGLEAIEADTDNPTEIIELDEDQIAEFREVAEPVHQYYRDEVEGIDQAIFDKLQEEIAEVMGE, encoded by the coding sequence ATGGTCATTTTTAACAAAAAGTATTTCATTATGCTACTCTCCATTTTAACACTTAGCTTTTTACTAGTGGCGTGTGGTGGAGACGATGAAGAAGGAACGGATGAAGGCAACACAGGCGAAGAAGATACAGGAGAAGGAAGCGAAGATGCTGCGGGAGACTTTGAAGAAGATAGCTGGCAATTCGTAACAGAAGAACTTCAAGGTGAGGTTCAATACGAATATGCAGCAGAGTTTGCTAATCGTATTAGTGAAAAAACTGGGGGAGCTATCACTGTAGAGCCGTTAGAATATGGTTCACTAGGTAGTAGTGTTGACCAGGCACAATTACTACAACAAGGTGGCGTTCAGCTAGCTGCTATGTCACCAGGTTTTACAGGTGGCCAAGTACAAGACGGTCAGATTTTCTCCCTTCACTATTTCTTCCCATCTGACCAGGAACAAGTTCAGGAAATATTAACAAATAGTGAAGCATTAAACCAGGATTTACGAGCAAAATATGAAGAACACAGCATTTCACCACTTTCTTACTGGACAGAAGGTGAAATGGCATGGACAAGTAATGTCGGTATCGAGTCACCTTCTGATTGGGAAGGACTTAATATGCGTGTGCAAGAATCACCTCTAATGCGTGAATCATATGATGCATATGGCGCAACTGTTCAAGCTTTAGACTGGGGTGAGCTTTACACAGCATTAGACCGTGAAACAGTTGACGCTCAGGAAAACCCAATTTTCTTTATCGAGTCAGCAAGTTTCCATGAAGTACAAGACACTGTAACGATTTCTCACCATAATAACTATGTAGCAATGACTACAGCTAACACTGAATGGTATAATGGTCTAGACGAAAATGTGAAACAAGTAGTAGATGAGACTGTAGAAGAAATGCAAGAATGGGTATTTGAGGAGCAGTTGAGCCAGAATGAAGCTGGTTTGGAAGCTATCGAAGCTGACACAGATAACCCAACAGAAATCATTGAACTAGATGAAGATCAAATTGCTGAATTTAGAGAGGTTGCTGAACCAGTACACCAATACTATCGTGATGAAGTAGAAGGTATCGATCAGGCAATCTTCGATAAACTTCAAGAAGAAATTGCAGAAGTAATGGGCGAATAA
- a CDS encoding cation:proton antiporter, whose product MMDSLLLILMLIAVLGVGSQWVAWKFRLPAIVVMSIAGLLAGPIFGLMNPEEAFGDLYRPFISIAVAIILFEGSLNLNFKEVKGLGKPVFRIVTWGAFLAWIFGSLTAHYVAGLSWAVAFVIGGIFIVTGPTVILPLLRQSKLKPTPAKILKWEGIVVDPFGALLAVFAFEFILFLLADGRDATALLFFLLASLFAVVLGVVFGKVTGWMFESGHIPEFLKSPAVFALVIACFIIADEVKHETGLLAVTAMGMTLANLGISSIRDMRHFKENISILLISTVFILLTSSLTMDTLMDVFQPAIIGYVLLMLFVVRPLSIFLSTVKSGLSLQEKTLVGWIAPRGIVALTVASYFATILADEGFAGASLVTPLTFALVFSTVIVHGFSIGWLAKKLNLSSEGNPGVLIVGSNRFTNALAKTMKELGIPAVVVDSSWDRLNGARKAGIQHNHCEILSEQTEYTMDFTPYDYLLTATEYDSYNALVCSTFLPEFGRKNVFRLPKQNHSGDHLVDIDHTIGGREVFTPTEGIEELKYKLKSGYVLRKTSLTERYLYEDYMRDREQETVLLFVLKQSKQIEFFTEDLETTATAGDTIVSLTPPSKEFNKIKEKLEEKRNGKS is encoded by the coding sequence ATGATGGACTCATTATTATTAATACTTATGCTTATTGCTGTGCTTGGTGTTGGCTCGCAGTGGGTAGCCTGGAAATTTCGATTGCCAGCGATCGTCGTGATGTCGATAGCAGGTTTACTTGCGGGACCGATATTCGGACTGATGAATCCAGAGGAAGCTTTTGGTGATTTGTATCGCCCATTTATTTCCATAGCTGTGGCGATTATTCTTTTTGAAGGAAGCTTGAATCTGAATTTTAAAGAAGTAAAAGGGTTAGGAAAGCCGGTCTTTCGCATTGTTACATGGGGAGCCTTTCTGGCTTGGATTTTCGGATCGTTAACTGCCCATTATGTAGCGGGATTATCTTGGGCAGTTGCATTTGTCATCGGTGGTATCTTTATTGTAACAGGTCCTACTGTTATTTTACCACTGTTAAGGCAATCAAAATTAAAACCAACACCAGCAAAAATTTTAAAATGGGAAGGGATTGTCGTCGACCCATTTGGTGCCTTATTAGCTGTCTTTGCGTTTGAATTCATTTTATTCTTGTTAGCTGATGGAAGGGATGCAACAGCTTTATTGTTTTTCTTACTAGCATCATTATTTGCCGTGGTGCTTGGCGTTGTATTTGGAAAAGTGACCGGGTGGATGTTTGAGTCAGGGCATATTCCAGAGTTTCTAAAGTCACCTGCTGTTTTCGCATTGGTTATTGCTTGCTTTATCATAGCGGATGAAGTGAAACATGAAACAGGTTTATTAGCAGTAACCGCAATGGGGATGACACTGGCGAATCTTGGTATATCTTCAATTAGGGATATGCGGCATTTTAAAGAAAATATCTCGATTCTTTTAATATCAACAGTGTTTATTCTCTTAACTTCGTCGCTGACAATGGACACATTAATGGATGTTTTCCAACCAGCAATTATTGGATATGTATTATTAATGCTGTTTGTCGTCCGTCCACTATCCATTTTCTTATCGACGGTTAAATCTGGTTTATCGTTGCAAGAGAAAACATTGGTTGGCTGGATTGCACCACGAGGTATTGTTGCTTTAACAGTAGCAAGTTATTTTGCAACAATTCTGGCAGATGAAGGTTTTGCAGGTGCTTCACTTGTCACACCTTTAACCTTTGCATTAGTATTCTCAACGGTTATTGTCCATGGTTTTTCAATTGGCTGGCTAGCGAAAAAACTAAACCTTTCATCAGAAGGAAATCCAGGTGTGTTAATTGTCGGTTCCAATCGTTTTACTAACGCATTAGCAAAGACGATGAAGGAATTAGGTATTCCAGCAGTTGTTGTTGACTCATCGTGGGATCGTCTTAACGGTGCCAGAAAAGCAGGGATTCAGCATAACCATTGTGAAATTTTATCAGAGCAAACAGAATATACGATGGATTTCACACCTTATGATTATTTGTTAACAGCGACTGAGTATGATTCCTATAATGCCTTAGTATGTTCTACATTCTTGCCTGAGTTTGGTCGAAAGAATGTGTTCCGTTTACCAAAACAAAATCATAGCGGAGATCATTTAGTCGATATTGATCATACGATCGGTGGAAGAGAAGTGTTTACACCAACAGAAGGTATCGAGGAGTTGAAATACAAATTAAAGAGTGGTTATGTTTTACGAAAAACCTCGTTAACAGAGCGTTATTTATATGAAGATTATATGCGAGATCGCGAACAGGAAACAGTGCTGTTATTCGTGTTAAAGCAATCCAAACAAATTGAATTCTTTACAGAAGATTTAGAAACTACAGCAACAGCTGGGGATACGATTGTCAGCTTAACACCACCAAGTAAAGAATTTAATAAAATCAAGGAAAAATTAGAAGAAAAGCGAAATGGAAAAAGCTAG